From Pseudomonas putida, one genomic window encodes:
- a CDS encoding NAD(P)/FAD-dependent oxidoreductase — protein MLRITELKLPLDHPDEALREAIVQRLGIRDEQLLSFNLFKRSYDARKKNSELLFIYTIDLETSNEAELLGKFADDRNITVAPDVTYKFVGHAPADLQERPIVVGFGPCGIFAGLLLAQMGFKPIILERGKEVRQRTKDTWGLWRKSVLNPESNVQFGEGGAGTFSDGKLYSQIKDPLHHGRKVLEEFVKAGAPDEILYINKPHIGTFRLTGMVEQMRQDIIALGGEVRFQEKVTDLLLDDGQLSGVVLESGEQLQSRHVVLALGHSARDTFRMLHGKGVFMEAKPFSVGFRIEHPQTLIDKARLGKYAGHPKLGAADYKLVYHAKNGRSVYSFCMCPGGTVVAATSEPGRVVTNGMSQYSRNERNANSGIVVGIDPERDYPGGPLAGIELQERLEAHAYVMGGSNYQAPAQLVGDFVAGKPSTALGSVEPSYKPGVTLGDLAPSLPAFAIEAIREALPAFDRQIKGYNLHDAVLTGIETRTSSPLRITRGTDYQSLNVKGLFPAGEGAGYAGGILSAGVDGIRIAEAVARDILGL, from the coding sequence ATGCTACGAATCACCGAACTGAAGCTGCCCCTGGACCATCCCGACGAAGCGCTGCGCGAAGCCATTGTTCAGCGCTTGGGCATCCGTGATGAGCAACTGCTCAGCTTCAACCTGTTCAAGCGCAGCTACGATGCGCGCAAGAAGAACAGCGAACTGCTGTTCATCTACACCATCGACCTTGAAACCAGCAACGAAGCGGAGCTGCTGGGCAAGTTCGCTGACGACCGCAACATCACCGTCGCGCCGGATGTCACCTACAAGTTCGTTGGCCACGCACCGGCCGACCTGCAGGAGCGCCCGATCGTGGTCGGCTTCGGCCCGTGCGGCATCTTCGCCGGCCTGCTGCTGGCCCAGATGGGCTTCAAGCCGATCATCCTCGAGCGTGGCAAGGAAGTGCGCCAGCGCACCAAGGACACCTGGGGCCTGTGGCGCAAGAGCGTGCTCAACCCCGAGTCCAACGTACAATTCGGCGAAGGCGGTGCCGGGACCTTCTCCGACGGCAAGCTGTACAGCCAGATCAAGGACCCGCTTCACCATGGCCGCAAGGTACTGGAGGAGTTCGTCAAAGCCGGTGCGCCGGACGAAATCCTCTACATCAACAAGCCGCATATCGGTACTTTCCGCCTGACCGGCATGGTCGAGCAGATGCGCCAGGACATCATCGCCCTGGGCGGCGAAGTGCGCTTCCAGGAGAAGGTCACCGACCTGTTGCTCGACGATGGCCAACTGAGCGGCGTGGTGCTGGAGAGCGGCGAGCAGTTGCAGTCGCGCCATGTGGTGCTTGCCCTGGGCCACAGCGCCCGCGATACCTTCCGCATGCTGCACGGCAAAGGCGTGTTCATGGAGGCCAAGCCGTTCTCGGTGGGCTTCCGTATCGAGCACCCGCAAACACTGATCGACAAGGCGCGCCTTGGCAAATATGCCGGCCACCCGAAATTGGGTGCCGCTGACTACAAGCTGGTGTACCACGCCAAGAACGGCCGCTCTGTGTACAGCTTCTGCATGTGCCCGGGCGGCACCGTGGTCGCAGCCACCAGCGAACCAGGCCGCGTCGTTACCAATGGCATGAGCCAGTATTCGCGTAACGAGCGCAACGCCAACTCCGGCATCGTGGTCGGTATCGACCCTGAGCGCGATTACCCGGGCGGCCCGCTGGCCGGTATCGAACTGCAGGAGCGCCTGGAAGCGCACGCCTACGTGATGGGCGGCAGCAACTATCAGGCACCGGCGCAGCTGGTCGGCGACTTCGTGGCAGGCAAACCCTCCACCGCGCTGGGTAGCGTCGAGCCGTCCTACAAGCCGGGCGTGACCTTGGGTGACCTGGCGCCAAGTTTGCCGGCTTTCGCCATCGAGGCAATCCGCGAGGCGCTGCCAGCCTTCGATCGACAGATCAAAGGCTACAACCTGCATGACGCTGTGCTCACCGGGATCGAGACACGTACCTCCTCGCCGCTGCGCATTACCCGCGGCACGGATTACCAGAGCCTGAACGTGAAGGGGCTGTTCCCTGCAGGTGAGGGTGCCGGGTATGCCGGGGGCATCCTCTCGGCGGGCGTTGATGGCATTCGCATTGCCGAGGCCGTGGCGCGGGACATCCTCGGGCTGTAA
- a CDS encoding COG3650 family protein: MRLTPSLVLTALLPLFAGCQMLAAPPSDPNIGTTRMQGELSAGGGQLLFKPCNEARRFVIKDVAGTGILQEAANLADAAGDKLFADVRGRLTGSKQADNDGQLEVRTLYRLDPSTRACEDPNFKQLTLRASGHEPEWDVKASGKGMVINRIGKEPLPLPFLEEEVPGGGLTLTSEANGQHVELWAAPQRCVDTATGAVHHLRAELRIDGQTLQGCGYYGGARDN, from the coding sequence ATGCGCCTCACCCCTTCCCTCGTACTCACCGCCCTGCTGCCACTGTTCGCCGGCTGCCAGATGCTGGCCGCGCCACCAAGCGACCCGAACATCGGCACTACACGCATGCAGGGCGAGTTGAGCGCCGGTGGCGGCCAGTTGCTGTTCAAGCCCTGCAACGAAGCCCGCCGGTTCGTGATCAAGGATGTCGCCGGCACCGGCATTTTGCAGGAAGCCGCGAACCTGGCAGACGCCGCCGGTGACAAACTGTTCGCCGATGTGCGCGGGCGCCTCACCGGCAGCAAGCAGGCCGACAACGACGGTCAGCTCGAGGTGCGCACCCTGTACCGCCTGGATCCGTCCACCCGCGCCTGCGAAGACCCCAACTTCAAGCAACTGACCCTGCGCGCCAGCGGCCATGAGCCCGAGTGGGACGTCAAGGCCAGTGGCAAAGGCATGGTGATCAACCGCATTGGCAAGGAACCATTGCCGCTGCCCTTCCTGGAAGAGGAAGTGCCCGGCGGCGGCCTGACCCTGACCAGCGAAGCCAACGGCCAGCATGTGGAACTGTGGGCTGCCCCGCAGCGTTGCGTCGATACTGCCACCGGTGCCGTGCACCACCTGCGTGCCGAGCTGCGCATCGATGGCCAGACCCTCCAGGGCTGCGGCTACTACGGTGGTGCACGCGACAACTGA